One genomic region from Labeo rohita strain BAU-BD-2019 chromosome 7, IGBB_LRoh.1.0, whole genome shotgun sequence encodes:
- the c7h11orf68 gene encoding LOW QUALITY PROTEIN: UPF0696 protein C11orf68 homolog (The sequence of the model RefSeq protein was modified relative to this genomic sequence to represent the inferred CDS: deleted 1 base in 1 codon), with the protein MAEDEAARQGEHLCAEDYAAEAMAADMDPWIVFDARKTPRAEFSSWLASNRPSQVSRYGDGEDGGGPVGWIAVCGPQYWVDAADVEGLQDSWETLLDSGRGVTFGTIKELALNHNVLYGKWLMHLDTGFKVDRAWECIAKAALDGKIVTAKVSPRDPRSDSRHVICAYNQNFTDEEQVMRLDATIRAAGVKCVLYYKPDVYSYLGIYRNNRWKICPTIYESMFDLESVPRRSHVINKVTNQEVT; encoded by the exons ATGGCGGAGGACGAGGCCGCGAGGCAGGGCGAGCATCTCTGCGCGGAGGACTACGCCGCCGAGGCCATGGCCGCCGACATGGACCCCTGGATCGTCTTCGACGCCCGCAAGACG CCCCGAGCCGAGTTCAGCAGCTGGCTGGCGTCCAACAGGCCCTCGCAGGTCAGCCGCTACGGGGACGGCGAGGACGGCGGCGGGCCGGTGGGCTGGATCGCCGTCTGCGGGCCGCAGTACTGGGTGGACGCGGCGGACGTGGAGGGGCTCCAGGACAGCTGGGAGACGCTGCTGGACAGCGGGCGCGGCGTCACCTTCGGCACCATCAAGGAGCTGGCGCTCAATCACAACGTGCTGTACGGGAAGTGGCTGATGCACCTGGACACGGGCTTCAAGGTGGACCGCGCTTGGGAGTGCATCGCCAAAGCGGCGCTCGACGGGAAGATCGTCACGGCCAAGGTGAGTCCCCGAGACCCGCGCTCCGACTCCAGACACGTCATCTGCGCGTACAACCAGAACTTCACGGACGAGGAGCAGGTGATGCGGCTGGACGCCACCATCCGGGCCGCCGGCGTCAAATGCGTCCTGTACTACAAACCCGACGTCTACTCGTACCTGGGAATCTACCGGAACAACCGCTGGAAGATCTGCCCCACCATCTACGAGAGCATGTTCGACCTGGAGAGCGTTCCTCGCCGCTCGCACGTCATCAACAAGGTCACCAATCAGGAGGTCACGTGA
- the drap1 gene encoding dr1-associated corepressor, whose translation MPSKKKKYNARFPPARIKKIMQTDEEIGKVAAAVPVIISRALELFLESLLTKACHVTQSRNAKTMTTSHLKQCIELEQQFDFLKDLVAAVAPDIQGEGEENHTEGEKIPRRGRKPGSGRKNGGAGAKGKDKKLSGTESEQEDDSEDSETDGEEDEDTSHTSTNTQPAALFHSPDAAVAPQVPYAPMGSQQVAPVSSLAPHASLMGLLPAAPVPHKNEDDDEDYDS comes from the exons ATGCCGAGCAAAAAGAAGAAATACAACGCCAGATTCCCTCCG GCCAGGATTAAGAAGATCATGCAGACGGATGAAGAAATCGGCAAAGTCGCCGCCGCGGTTCCTGTCATCATCT CTCGCGCTCTTGAGCTCTTCCTGGAGTCTCTCCTGACGAAAGCGTGTCACGTCACGCAGTCGCGCAACGCCAAAACTATGACCACGTCACACCT AAAGCAGTGCATCGAGCTGGAGCAGCAGTTCGACTTCCTGAAGGATCTGGTGGCGGCGGTGGCGCCCGACATCCAGGGCGAGGGTGAGGAGAACCACACGGAGGGCGAGAAGATCCCGCGCAG AGGTCGGAAGCCGGGCTCAGGACGCAAGAACGGCGGCGCAGGAGCCAAAGGCAAAGACAAGAAACTCTCAGGCACCGAATCAGAGCAAGAG GATGATTCAGAGGACAGTGAGACAGATGGAGAGGAGGACGAGGACACGTCTCAcaccagcacaaacacacagcctGCAGCGCTCTTCCACAG TCCGGACGCAGCGGTGGCGCCGCAGGTGCCGTACGCTCCGATGGGCTCCCAGCAGGTGGCGCCGGTGTCGTCGTTGGCCCCGCACGCGTCTCTGATGGGTCTGCTGCCGGCCGCGCCCGTCCCGCACAAGAACGAGGACGACGACGAGGACTACGACTCGTAG